One Mycolicibacterium fallax genomic window, GCTGCGCGAGATCGGCGAGGACGCCGGCGCGCGGGCGGTCGTCGAGCACGTCTACACCGATGTCGACGAGAACCTGTGGGACGTCGCGGAATCGTCGGTGCGCGCCCAACTGGACTACCTGCGCGGCTAGCGGGCCGGAGCAGCCGTCGTCGCCCAGCGCCCCGCGCCGGAGCAGCCGCCGTCGCCCAGCGCCCCGCGCCGGAGCAGCCGTCGTCGCCCAGCGCTCACTTACGTACACCCAGATCGGCGTGTCGCGTGCAGGGATGAGCGCTCGCGGAAAGGACCGTCGCCCAGCGCGCAACCGTGTACACCCACATCGGAGTGTCACGTACCAGGTTGAGCGCTCGGCGGCAAAGGGCTGCCGCGCTCTGCGGAAAGGGCTACCGAGCTTGCGGCGTCACCGCGCTCGGCGGGCCAGCCGTTCGCTGTCGCTGATCAGCACGCTCTTGCCCTCCAGCCGGATCCAGCCGCGCTGGGCGAAGTCGGCCAGCGCCTTGTTCACCGTCTCCCGCGACGCGCCGACGAGCTGCGCGATCTCTTCCTGGGTCAGGTCGTGGGTGACCCGCAGCGCGGCGCCCTCCTGGGTGCCGAACCGCTGGGCCAACTGCAGCAGCTGCTTGGCGACCCGGCCCGGCACATCGGTGAAGATCAGGTCGGCGAGGTTGTTGTTGGTGCGACGCAGCCGCCGGGCCAGCACCCGCAGCAGCTGCTCGGCGATCTCCGGGCGGTCCTGGATCCACGCCTTGAGCGCGTCGCGGTCCATCGAGACCGCCCGCACCTCGGTGATGGTGGTCGCCGACGACGTCCGCGGGCCCGGGTCGAAGATCGACAGCTCGCCGAACATGTCCGACGGGCCCATGATGGTCAGGAGGTTCTCCCGGCCGTCCGGCGAGCGGCGGCCGATCTTCACTTTGCCGGAGATGATGATGTAGAGCCGGTCGCCCGGCTCGCCCTCGGCGAAAATGGTGTGTCCCCGAGGGAAGTCGACGGGCTGCAGCTGTTTGGTCAGCGCGGCGACGGCGGTGGGTTCGACTCCCTGGAAGATTCCGGCCCTGGCCAGGATCTCGTCCACGTTGCCCCTCTACAGTTCTCTGGTGGTCTGATACGCGCCGACCAGTGTGGGAATCGGCAGCGCTTCGGCCAGTGTAAAGGTCGTCACACCGGCAACGAGGTCACGCTACACATCATTGGTGCGCCGAGTCGGCTGAAACTGCGGATTCATCGCCGCCGGGCGGAAAACTCGGGTCGGCAGCCCCGGCTCGTCGAGCACGCTCATCAGCGGGTACGGCGGCCCGGAATTGGCCGGCGCGCCCCCGATGGCGCGCGGCCGGCTCCGCTCGATCAACTCCAGCAACTCCCGTTCGCCGTCGTCGAGTTTGCCGAGCAGCTTCTCCACGCGCTCCAGCGCGAACGTCCCCAGCATCAGCAGGCTGGGGACCAGCGTGGGGATCAACCATGACACGAATCGCAGTTAACACCGGCAATATCTCAGGGCGATCACGTTTTGCCGACCGCTCGGTCGCACTTCGGCGCGTCGGCATCGCCTACCCTGTGACGGGTGACGAAGGCCAAGCAGGAGACCCGGTTGGGGCTGGTCCGACGGGCCCGGCGGATGAACCGGAAACTGGCCGTCGCGTTCCCGCAGGTGTACTGCGAACTGGACTTCACCAACCCGCTGGAACTGACCGTCGCGACCATCCTGAGCGCCCAGAGCACCGACAAGCGGGTCAACCTGACCACCCCGGCCCTGTTTGCTCGATACCGCACCGCGCTGGACTACGCCTCGGCCAACCGGGTCGAGCTGGAGGAGCTGATCCGCCCGACCGGCTTCTACCGCAACAAGACGTCCGCGCTGATCGGGCTGGGCCAGGCCCTGGTGGAACGGTTCGACGGCGAGGTGCCCGCCGCGATGGCGGAGCTGGTCACGCTGCCGGGCGTCGGCCGCAAGACCGCCAACGTGGTGCTCGGCAACGCCTTCGGTGTCCCCGGCATCACCGTCGACACGCACTTCGGCCGGCTGGTCCGGCGCTGGGCGTGGACCGATGAGGAGGACCCGGTCAAGGTGGAGAAGGCGGTCGGCGAACTCATCGAGCGCAAGGAATGGACCCTGCTCAGCCACCGGGTGATCTTCCACGGCCGCCGGGTCTGCCACGCCCGCAAGCCGGCCTGCGGGGTGTGCGTGCTGGCCTCGGACTGCCCGTCCTACGGCATCGGCCCGACCGACCCGCCGACCGCGGCGAAGCTGGTCCGGGGCCCGGAGACCGAGCACCTGCTCGCGCTGGCGGGGCAGTAGATGACCGGCACCGGCCGCACCATGATCGCGGTGATCGCCGTGCTGGTCGCGCTGGTCGCGGTGTTTGTGCTGGAACTGCGCGGGTCGCCGGCCGAGCCGGACGCCCCTGCCCCGGCGGTCGACGCCGCGGCGCTGGCCCAGGCCCGCGCCGACGCCGCGCTGCCGCCGTGTCCGTCCGGCGGCGACGGCACCGAGGTCGCCGCGCTGGCCGAGGTCACCGTGGCCTGCGCCGCCGACGGCGACCCGGTCCGGGTGGGCCCGGCGCTGGCCGTCGGCACCCCGGTGGTGCTGAACCTGTGGGCGTACTGGTGCGCGCCGTGCGCGGCCGAGTTGCCCGCGCTGGCCGAGTACCAGCGCCGCGCCGGGGACACCGTCACGGTGGTCACCGTGCACCAG contains:
- a CDS encoding TlpA disulfide reductase family protein — protein: MTGTGRTMIAVIAVLVALVAVFVLELRGSPAEPDAPAPAVDAAALAQARADAALPPCPSGGDGTEVAALAEVTVACAADGDPVRVGPALAVGTPVVLNLWAYWCAPCAAELPALAEYQRRAGDTVTVVTVHQDRNEAAGVARLAELGVRLPTLQDADRRIAGALGVPNVMPATVVLRADGTVAQILPREFAHADEVEAAVAAALEKPR
- the crp gene encoding cAMP-activated global transcriptional regulator CRP — protein: MDEILARAGIFQGVEPTAVAALTKQLQPVDFPRGHTIFAEGEPGDRLYIIISGKVKIGRRSPDGRENLLTIMGPSDMFGELSIFDPGPRTSSATTITEVRAVSMDRDALKAWIQDRPEIAEQLLRVLARRLRRTNNNLADLIFTDVPGRVAKQLLQLAQRFGTQEGAALRVTHDLTQEEIAQLVGASRETVNKALADFAQRGWIRLEGKSVLISDSERLARRAR
- the nth gene encoding endonuclease III, yielding MNRKLAVAFPQVYCELDFTNPLELTVATILSAQSTDKRVNLTTPALFARYRTALDYASANRVELEELIRPTGFYRNKTSALIGLGQALVERFDGEVPAAMAELVTLPGVGRKTANVVLGNAFGVPGITVDTHFGRLVRRWAWTDEEDPVKVEKAVGELIERKEWTLLSHRVIFHGRRVCHARKPACGVCVLASDCPSYGIGPTDPPTAAKLVRGPETEHLLALAGQ